Part of the Methanocella sp. genome is shown below.
GGACGTTGTTATAATTGTAGAAATTGCCGCCCAGGGTGGCATTCTTCAGGTACTCGGCCTGAGACGCGCAGCCTGCCATGGCGACTGCGCAGGCGATAAGGAGAAATGCGGCGATATAAGCACGCTTCATGGTAGGACACCGATTAATTATATTAAAAATACTTATATAAAAATATAGACAGGTGTTTTTCACGGTCTACGAAGCCCCGACGGGCAAGCAACTGCGGGTTTTAACGCGGCTTTCTAAGATGACATCAGCATTTCATCTTTGGCCTGGTCCAGGGACACTTTGACTCCATATCTGGCGCATGCCCCGATCATATCTGGGGTGTGCAGTGGGCGATTATAATTATTTTTATCGATGATAATCCAATATCAATCAGTAGATAAGAACCGCCGTGCTCTTCGTGGTCAGAGGGCGCCTTCGAGCTTAAGCAGCTTGCGCTTGACTTCAAGGCCCCCGGTGAATCCGCCGAGGCCGTTGGACGCAACGACACGGTGGCAGGGCAATATAAGCGGGATAGGATTGCAGGCCATGACGTTGCCGACGGCCCGGGCAGCGCCTGGCTTTCCCGCGGCCTCCGCCACCTCGGCGTAGGTCATGGTCTCGCCGGCCGGTATTTTAAAAATTGTCTGGAGTACGGAGCGCTGGAACGGCGTCATGCCTTCCAGGCCGAGCTCATAGCCGGAGAAGTCGCCTTTGCCATTCTTAAAATATGCTGCGAGGGAGCGAATGACCTTTGAGCCTGTAGGCTTAAAGCCCGGTTTTTTCGAGGTCATTTCCAGGCTTTTTATCGTGTTACCTTCGAACTCAACGGTCACATACAGCCCCAGATAATCGGAATAGAGATAGTCCTTC
Proteins encoded:
- a CDS encoding MGMT family protein translates to MKDYLYSDYLGLYVTVEFEGNTIKSLEMTSKKPGFKPTGSKVIRSLAAYFKNGKGDFSGYELGLEGMTPFQRSVLQTIFKIPAGETMTYAEVAEAAGKPGAARAVGNVMACNPIPLILPCHRVVASNGLGGFTGGLEVKRKLLKLEGAL